GTGGTGCAATCCTCCCAGTGGGGGTCTCATTGTGGCGTGGCAGTGCGGTCCTCCCGGCAGGGGTCCGATCGCGGTATAGTGGCGTGATCTGCCTGGGGGGGGCTGTCATCCCCCtctgggatgacacccggggtggaccaccccccttcctatgcccctgatgTAGAAATTATGGCTCCTCCTCATTCATGTTAATGCTCACTCACCCACAGTGAGCAGGAGGCAGGCAACAATAACAAGTAGTATGAGAAGGGACAGGCCTCAGCCCAATGTCCAGTGATGCCAACCAAAGGTTATTACCCTGTCCATCAACCAGAGATCTAATGATATTCTGGGTTTCATATGTGTATTGAGATCATGACCTAAATCCTGAGAACATGCCTTTTAAGCAGGTGCGGTGGAAGCCTCTCAGGCACCTGGGCGGTGCACCCAGGGGCAGCGTGAACCGCCCATAGAGGCGGGGCGCCCTTAGGAAGGGGCGGGGTGTGCCACAGGGCCTcacctgccctacagctggggggggggaggcagcgggtggacagCGCTGAGTCTGCGGCCGGTGCACATTGGGGCTGTGCTCAGGGGGTGGCGTGGCAATCTGCCCAGGGGGCATTTGTCACCACCCTCAGATAACACCCGGGACGGACCGTCCCCACTTCATATGCCCCTGCTTTTAAGTGTGTGGGTTCCTGGGTCTAGTAATTCGGTAGATCATCTAATGTAGACAGGGTTGCAAACCATCTGAAGGAACAAGGCTCCAGGATCCAGCAGTGGCAGCGGAGGCACAAGTGGTCTCCACTGCTAGGAGTGTCTTCTGTCATTTATGGCTTGTGTATGGGTTACAGCTATTCTTGGACAAAGGATAGCACGGCAACAGAGacccatgcattggtaacctcaaagTTGGGTTACTTTAGCACACTGTAGCACTGCAGGGAGCtgacttcaggcaccaggcccattggcagacaaATTCTGTGTTACAAAGGTATCTGCAAATGAGATGTGAAGGCTGGCATTGTTAACTCTGTCACACAGGAATCCCATGCAGATGACTGCAgggcctggagacaatcatgtcacgtatccacagcagtgcccagaggaggaaggactgctgggaggagtgcagagggaagaagcaccatggtgcatttgcagcagtACAACAAgacatcttcatctgccccagctgcaacaaaatatgccTCTCCCATATTAATCTCTACAGCCACGGCAGACGCTGTGTAACAttccaacagtttgatttcaccctGAAAGGcacactccttcattgtctcttgagacagacagatgacaaCCAAGTGCCTCAAGTATTTTAAAGTTGTGACACTTCCTTTGTGGCTATGTTTAGAAACCTATTATGATTAAATAATGATTAAATCACTGTGGAAGCTTTACTTAAGGTCTGCATAGattattttttgtagtaaaatAAATGTAGAAAATAACCATTCTTAATTTTCCATTATTAGGTTTGAAAATGCACCATTTATTTCCCCCTACGCACAACAAATTTCTCATAGACCATGTAGGATAGATAAGGAGAAAAGTTGGGCAACAATATCTTGTTAAATAACTGAAATCACACCACTGGTGGGTGGCAGTGGTGCTTCTTTGTGATGTCATTGCTGCCATAGAAACCATGTGTGCACACAAGTGAAAATGACATCTGGCAGCAGAAGAGCATGGAAAGTTGAGAGAGGAGGCAACATCTTCAGTCTGGCAGGGTCACCAAAGCAGCTGAGCTGAGAAAGAACACCCACTACGGTCCTAGGTGCAATTCCAGTTGAAACTTCAAAAGATGTCTCAAGAAGTTGACTGGTTACACAGCCAAGCAGGCGTGTGTAAGGTAGACCTCTACAATCCTGATGGAGGGAAGGACCAGGAGAGAAAAGTGATCTGTTTTGTTGATGTCTCCAGCCTGAACATAAAAAACACAGACGATACAGGCAAAGATGCTGCTGGCCAGTCTAAAGGCAATGAAACTGCCACAGGACTTGATCTGGGGAAAATGCAGGACAAAGAGGTAATTGTAATAAAGGATAGTGAGACACCAGAACAGTCTAAGACTGAAGGAGCAGTCTGTCTGTTCAAACAAGGTTCAACTGAGGAACTGAATGTTGTGTCCTGGCTCTTTGACGACCTGCAGAAATATGCATGTGGATTCCAACATGCACTGACCCCTTCTACTACTGCCCCTCGTCAACAAAAGCCATCAGCGGCTGACAAGATGtcccagaacaacaacaacacagctttcAAGTCTGCTGAAGGTCAGAAAGGACCTGCAGATGAAGTAGCAAGCACTGTTCAAAAGTTGTGCTCCTTGGTTATGCAAATGGCAAGTAAAGAGATCTCTGAAAATCTGGAAGATGCTGCCAATAAATGTATACGCCAGGCAATTTATGCCACCAAAGATGGGAAAGCCCTCAATCCTGGTTCTGTAAGTAAAGTTGCATCCAAGATGGTGAATGAGGTGATGGAAAATGCCCAGGATCCTGGTGTTAAATCATCTCAAGAACAGGTTACGGGCAAGAAGGAAGAGGGTAAAGGAAGTCCCAAGAAAACCTCTCTCTTTTATGGTGAGGTATGCTCCAACCAAAGTGAATCCATGCCAGAATGTGATGACGGAAAGCCGTCACATGCTCATTTGATACATCCAAGGAAACAGTCAGGACAGTCAGGTCGCAATGACTGCGGTTCTTTTAACAAAGGGCTAATGGTTTACGCAAATAAAAATGCTAAGGATATGACATTCTCATTTGTGAATGCCACAAAGATTCACAAGAGTAGGCAACCACTTCCAGCTTGCGTGATTTTGAAAAGAGTGTTTCTCAAACACACAAAGGATGTCATATCAGACTTAATTGACTCTACTATGAAAAATCTACATAATGTCACTGGGGTCCTCATGACAGACTCTGACTTTGTTACCACAGTGAAGAAAAATCTCTTCAATGCAGGAACCCAGAAGTCAACAGAGATTTTAGAAGCAATGGTACTAAGAATGTACAACGCTTTGATGTCGGAAACTAAGGAGAAAGGGCATAGTCTTGTATACTCTTTATTGAAGACAGGATGTTCGTTAGATCCTAATGCTCCAAATATGCACTTCGCATCTTTGAAAGGTGGATTACACACGAGGGAAAAACCAAAGCAAGATCCAGCTCAGTCTGCAGCTCAGAAAGTAGGTGAGACAATAATTAAGGATGGAATCAGCATGCTGCGATCAAAAACAGGATGCAAAGGTCCAGACAGGGGATGCCATGACAAGAGACCAGAAAAAAGTAGCTCCACAACTGAGTTTCTAGCCAAAGACCTCATTTTGACAGCTTTAATGTTGATACAGCAGCACCTGCTAACTCAATACAAGGAGCCATGTCATGAGTCAAACACATCTTCATTTGGGTTCTGTGAAAAGGGAGGCAAACATGGTTCCAAATCTCATGGTTGCAAGGGTGATCCACAACAGCAAGATTACCAGAGGGGAGAAATACAAAGTGCTCTCCTATCAATCATCCAGAAGGTCCTTCAAGAGGCTGGTTTCAACGTAGATGAGTGCGAAATAAGCACCAAGAATTGCAAACCAAGCTCATATGATGATAGGTCTAGCAGAAAATCCTCATCCAAACACTGCAATCCAGAAATGGATTCTGAAAACATGGACCAAATAAACAAGAAATTCATTGATCAGCTGATGGAATCTGTGATGAAGCTGTGTATGTACATGACTAAAAGCCCTGATTTTGTTGTTGAAGATTACTCTGATGATCAAGCTACATACTTTACCGCAAGAAACAAAGGTGTATCAAGTCCAGATTCGATGGCATCCCAGAAACCTCCACAACCTACTAATATTGGAAAGCCACTTGTGCCCGCTGGTTCTGAGGTGATAGTAAACAACCAGTGTGCCAATACCAGTTCACAGAACAAAGAGCTCCAGGCTATCCTCCAATGGATGGCGGCCTCTCACTTCCAAGTGCCCAATCTCACATTCATGAATGAGAATGATGAGGAACTGAAGAAGCTTCCTCAAGTGGCTGACAAAGCAGCCAAGAAGGGTGCGAGTGTGGGGGATATTTTGCAGGAGGTAATGAAGTATTTCGAAAAACAACAGGTTGATGCCGCTGTGGGAAACATGCCTCGTGGCGGACTTCTTGACTGGTTGCTTGCTAATCTGTAGACAAGTGCCAACACCTCCCTCTCATTAATTCCACCCAGCAAAGTGCCATCTTAATTACCAGATGGAATAACAATACAGCTCATTTTCCATAGACAACAGTTCATCAAATTCCACAGGCTGTCACACTAGCTGGgcaaaatcatcaataaaaaaaatacaaatgtcAACTGTCACTGATTTGTTTATTAATTCATATGCAGATACTATTTATTAGATGGAAAGGTGATACGAAAGCTAGAGGTTGTTTTATTGGAGATTGTTACCAGTGTAGTGGATAGACCATTTGGTTGGTTTTGCCTTTTGACATCTTTTTTTTACTATTAGGGAGATTTTTTTCCGGGTTCAGGACTGATCACAGATTCtttccctcttctttcccttccccttcAACAGACGTCGCAAAGCATTTAAAGTTAGGTGAAAAGGTTTATGTTGCTGAACAGTGCTCCTTGTACTTCAGGTTTCCACTTTCTGTCAAGCAAAACCCATGAAGTTTAATAATTTTGTTAGTAATATGAAGAAAATTGGTTGGGTTTTGATTTTGCAGTGTTCAGTTTCTCTCTCCAACTACACTATCCACAATTTCACATTGGTATTGACTAGTTAAGCAAAGATAGGATAAATATTTTGGTCCACAAAAGGATCACTGATTTATATATCCTGAACTTCCTCCCACACCCCTGCTATTTCTAAAGATGTAGCTTTTTGTAAAATTGGCAATCACACTCAGGCTACAAAAGCCCTATTTTCAAAAGCTATTGTAACTGATTCTGCTGAACCTATGACCACGCTTAAATAAACATGGAAGAAAAACAGGCATTTTAACTGTATGATCAGATGACTCAGGACTTACATGCAGGacttacaataaaatgtaaactTGACATCGGTCTTTGGAATGGGATTCACCAAGGTTGCGTATCGTGTGAGATTTCTACACATAACAGCATCTGATGCAGATGCCTTCACATTGCTATTACCCAAACTCTGCACATTCCACACCCAATGTCTCTGCCACTGCTCCCGAGCCTGTCATCTAACAGTGCCCTAAATGTGCAACCTTGTTAGACTACACATTTGTTTCATTGTCCTTTTAACACCACTCTGATCTGCCCAAAGGGAAATTAGAGAAGGTGTAGAAATAATACTTTACTGATTGCACATGGTTCTTCCTGTACTGAAGTATTTCTGTTGATGGAttttttcatatttcatattttttcacacacacagaaaaaaatatacagtggtgcctccggTTATGGATTTAATTcattttggggtgctgtgcaCGAGTGCAGAGCACTTATGCGCAtgcggtgaaacccagaagtatacacttctgggtttgccgcggcCATAATCCAAAGATTCCGTAACCTGGAGgttacgtaacacgaggtaccactgtatacatacacggtgctttttttcttaaaaaatgtttagggttactttcattttgactcaagaatatcaccattttatagttcaaatcggggaaaataaatacagtaaatggacaaaagtacaaagattcataaaatgttttaggggtatgcgtacccctgcatccccccagaaaaagcactgtgtgtgtgtgtgtgtgtttgtgtgtgtgtgtgtgtgtgtgtgtgtgtgtgtgtgagagagagagagagagagagagagagagagagagagagagatgtgaggCCCATTACCTGCAGCAGAACTCatggctgtatccaactaagttatattcagagcagacccattgcaattaatggacctaagttagccatctACATTATTTTTAGtggatctactctaagtaggattAGCATTAACTGTGACCCTCAGTTTCAAGTAAGTGCATCGTTTATGCAGAAATAAATTCAGTTAACAATTTGAGCCGACATACGGAACTGCCATGTTAAAAGCTTATAAAACTTTATTATTCTTCATAGTGAATGCtttatttctttcaaaggctCTTTGGCATTAATATGCACTGATTAAGTCTGATCTTGTACATCAATTCTGGGAGCAAGGGGTTCATCATTACTGCAATATTATTTAGCCATTAGGTTTAAAGTCATTCTACATTGTCATCTTAAAAAAGCATCTACCTCTATCTCTTTGGGGAAATGTATCAAAATGTACCAACCTAGAGTACAACTTTTTTTCTAACAGGTTAAAGAGGGTAAGAGGTCATGGAAATTTAAGCAACACCTTTCTAAGGTGTTATAGATACATGCTTCTTGGGATCAAGAATACGTTACTGCTAACATAGACTGGCCATGTAATATGGCAAAATACTAATGTCGCTGTAAAAGTTCAAAGTTTTAAGATAAAGATAAAGACAATAGTTGAATGAGTGGCCCTATAGTGGCTGTGGTTCAACAGTCAATCTTGCtctgagaggaggagaaagagagaaagatggaacaCCCTGGAGAATTGACATCATCCAGCTCTAGATGTTTTAGCTAGAGTGATCTCTCCCACTCCCACTACAGAGAAACTCAAGAAACACCTTGCCCTGAAGGGAAACGGGATCTAACATTCAGAGGTTTCCACGCCCCACTACCCCATAGCTTgtctttgctgttgttttctttaaatctAGTTTTTATTTATCTTACcgttttaatatttttatagaaACCCCTCTGCGAGGTTCGCTTggaaagcagtatataaataatgcAGCATTAGATACAAAGAGTAGAACTGCATGCTGACCACTCACAATGGATCTGGAAAtggatatacacacacacacacatgctcacaCAACCCACGTGAGCTCACCTGAGTAGCTGCAGACTGACAGGGAAACGAAGA
The sequence above is drawn from the Lacerta agilis isolate rLacAgi1 chromosome 5, rLacAgi1.pri, whole genome shotgun sequence genome and encodes:
- the LOC117047455 gene encoding A-kinase anchor protein 4-like, translated to MSQEVDWLHSQAGVCKVDLYNPDGGKDQERKVICFVDVSSLNIKNTDDTGKDAAGQSKGNETATGLDLGKMQDKEVIVIKDSETPEQSKTEGAVCLFKQGSTEELNVVSWLFDDLQKYACGFQHALTPSTTAPRQQKPSAADKMSQNNNNTAFKSAEGQKGPADEVASTVQKLCSLVMQMASKEISENLEDAANKCIRQAIYATKDGKALNPGSVSKVASKMVNEVMENAQDPGVKSSQEQVTGKKEEGKGSPKKTSLFYGEVCSNQSESMPECDDGKPSHAHLIHPRKQSGQSGRNDCGSFNKGLMVYANKNAKDMTFSFVNATKIHKSRQPLPACVILKRVFLKHTKDVISDLIDSTMKNLHNVTGVLMTDSDFVTTVKKNLFNAGTQKSTEILEAMVLRMYNALMSETKEKGHSLVYSLLKTGCSLDPNAPNMHFASLKGGLHTREKPKQDPAQSAAQKVGETIIKDGISMLRSKTGCKGPDRGCHDKRPEKSSSTTEFLAKDLILTALMLIQQHLLTQYKEPCHESNTSSFGFCEKGGKHGSKSHGCKGDPQQQDYQRGEIQSALLSIIQKVLQEAGFNVDECEISTKNCKPSSYDDRSSRKSSSKHCNPEMDSENMDQINKKFIDQLMESVMKLCMYMTKSPDFVVEDYSDDQATYFTARNKGVSSPDSMASQKPPQPTNIGKPLVPAGSEVIVNNQCANTSSQNKELQAILQWMAASHFQVPNLTFMNENDEELKKLPQVADKAAKKGASVGDILQEVMKYFEKQQVDAAVGNMPRGGLLDWLLANL